Part of the Streptomyces sp. NBC_01460 genome, GGGGGCACCACTTGTCCGACACCACCGCCCGGAGCGGCACCCGGCTCACCCGGCGGCTGACCCATCTGTACGTGGGCCTGGCCCTGTACGGAGCGAGCTCGGCGCTCCTGGTCCGCGCCGGGCTGGGGCTGGAGCCCTGGGGGGTGCTCCACCAGGGGCTCTCCGAGCGGACCGGCATCTCCATCGGGGTCGTCTCGATCATCGTCGGCGCGGTCGTCCTGCTCCTGTGGATCCCCCTCAGACAGCGCCCGGGGCTCGGCACCGTCTCCAACGTCTTCGCGGTCGGCATCGCGATGGACGGCACGCTCGCCCTCGTCCCGGACGTGCACGGCCTCGGGGCTCAGATCCCGCTGATGGCCGCGGGCATCGTGCTCAACGGGGTCGCCACGGGCCTCTACATCTCCGCACGCTTCGGCCCCGGGCCGCGCGACGGCCTGATGACGGGCCTGAACCGGCTCACCGGCCGTTCGATCAGGCTGGTGCGTACGGCGATCGAGGTGGCGGTGGTCGTGACCGGCTTCCTGCTCGGCGGTTCGCTGGGCGTCGGCACGGTCCTCTACGCCCTGGCCATCGGCCCGCTCGCCCAGTTCTTCCTGCGCTTCTTCGACCTCTCCGCGCCCGGGGCCCGCACGGTGGCCGTCGCCGGGCGGACATCCCGAGGGGCGATACTTCCGCGGTGAACCCAGCGACTCCGGGGCGCCACCCCTATCTGGACCATCCCTCGACGATCCCCTTCGCCCACCGGGGCGGGGCGGCGGGCGGGATGGAGAACACCGCGGCCGCGTTCCGGCGCGCGGCCGACGCCGGCTACCGCTACTTCGAGACCGATGTGCACGCCACGGCGGACGGCCGTCTGGTCGCCTTCCACGATCCGACCCTGGACCGGGTGACGGACGCGCGGGGCCGGATAGCCGAGCTGCCGTGGAGCGAGGTGCGCCGGGCGCGGGTGGCGGGCAGCGAGCCGCTGCCGCTCTTCGAGGAGCTGCTGGAGGAGTTCCCGGGCGCCCGCTGGAACGTGGACATCAAGGCGGAGCCCGCCCTCGCCCCGCTTCTCGGCCTGATCCGCAGGACCGGCGCCTGGGACCGGGTGTGCGTGGGCTCGTTCTCGGAGGCGCGGGTGGCCAGGGCCCACCGCCTCGCGGGCCCGCGTCTGGCCACCTCCTACGGGGTGCGCGGGGTGCTCGCCCTGCGGCTGCGCTCCTACGGCATACCGGCGGCGCTCCGGGCGGGCGCGGTCTGCGCGCAGGTCCCGGAGAGCCAGAACGGGATCCGTGTCGTCGACCGGGGCTTCGTCCGCGCGGCGCACGCGCGCGGTCTGCAGGTCCATGTCTGGACGGTGAACGACCCCGGCCGGATGGCCGCGCTCCTGGATCTCGGGGTGGATGGCATCATGACCGATCACATCGAGACGCTGCGCACGGTGCTGAGCGAGCGGGGGGCCTGGACCTGACGCCGGAACCCGCCGCGTCCGCACGGGACGAACAAGGGGGCGCGGCGTGAGCACCGGTACCGCAGACAAGGCGGATCCGCCCGGACGGCCGGCCGGGGCAGACGGACGCAGGCGGGAGCAACGCGGCTGGTACTTCTACGACTTCGCGTGCTCCGTCTACTCCACCACCGTCCTCACGGTCTTCCTCGGCCCCTATCTGACCTCGATAGCGAAGGCCGCCGCCGACGCGGACGGGTTCGTGCATCCGCTGGGCATACCCGTGCGGGCCGGCTCGCTCTTCGCGTACGCCGTGTCGGTGTCCATCGTGGTGGCGGTGGTCGTCATGCCGGTCGTGGGCGCGGCGGCGGACCGCACGGGGCGCAAGAAGCCACTGCTCGCGGCGGCCGCGTACACGGGCGCGACGGCCACCGCCTGCATGTTCTTCCTGGAGGGCCACCGCTACCTCCTGGGGGCCTTCCTGCTGATCGTGGCGAACGCGTCGATCTCCGTGTCGATGGCCCTGTACAACGCCTATCTGCCGCAGATCGCGGGCCCGGAGGAACGGGACGCGGTCTCCTCGCGCGGCTGGGCCTTCGGGTACACCTCGGGCGCCCTCGTCCTCGTCCTGAACCTGGTCCTCTACACGGGCCACGCGTCCTTCGGCCTGTCCGAGTCCGACGCGGTCCGGATCTGCATCGCCTCGGCCGGCGTGTGGTGGGGGGCCTTCACCCTCGTACCGCTGCGGCGGCTGCGGGACCGGCGGGTGGCACCCGACGGCGACGGCGCGGTCGGCTCCGGCTGGCGGCAGCTGCGGGCGACCCTGCGCGACATGCGCCGCCATCCGCTGACCCTGGCCTTCCTGCTCGCCTATCTGGTCTACAACGACGGCATCCAGACGGTGATCTCCCAGGCCTCCCTGTACGGCTCCGAGGAGCTCGGCCTCGACCAGACGACCTTGATCACGGCGGTGCTGCTGGTCCAGGTGCTCGCGGTGGCGGGGGCCCTGGGGATGGGGCGACTCGCCCGGGCGTACGGGGCGAAGCGCACGATTCTCGCCTCGCTGGCCGTCTGGACGCTGATCCTCGCCGCGGCGTACGTGCTGCCGGCCGACGCGCCGGTGTTCTTCTACGCCCTGGCTGCCGCGATCGGGCTGGTGATGGGCGGCAGCCAGGCCCTCTCACGGTCGCTGTTCTCGCACCTGGTGCCGCGTGGGAAGGAGGCGGAGTACTTCTCCGCCTACGAGATGAGCGACCGCGGCCTCAGCTGGCTGGGGCCCCTGGTCTTCGGTCTCGGCTATCAGCTCACCGGCAGCTACCGGGATGCGATCCTGTCCCTGGTGCTGTTCTTCGCGCTCGGTTCGGTACTGCTGGCGAGGGTTCCCGTGCGGGCCGCGGTGGCCGCGGCGGGCAATCCCGTGCCGGACAGGATTTAGACGTTGAAGTGAAAGGCCGGTAGTGTACGCCTTTGGTGTGCCCGGAGGACCGTTACTGCGAACCGAAGAAGTCAAACCGTTGGGTGACAACTTCGACAAGAGGTAGCAAACCGGGCACCGGTGGGTAGGAGACCCAGACCAAGCAGCGGCACGACGGGCGACGCATGACCGGCGGCGGGAATCTTTACCGCCGACCGGACGTTGACCGGATGACGACGACAGCGACACCTGTCCTGTGGGCGACAAGCCCGGGAGGCACGATTCATGAGTGAGCGAGCTCTCCGCGGTACGCGACTCGTGGTTACCAGCTACGAGACGGACCGCGGCATCGATCTGGCCCCGCGCCAGGCGGTGGAGTACGCATGCCCGAACGGACATCGATTTGAGATGCCGTTCTCGGTAGAGGCGGAAATTCCGGCGGAGTGGGAGTGCAAGGCGTGCGGCGCCACGGCACTCCTGGTGGACGGGGATGGCCCCGAGGAGAAGAAGGGCAAGCCTGCGCGTACGCACTGGGACATGCTCATGGAGCGGCGTACCCGCGAGGAGCTGGAGGAAGTGCTGGCCGAGAGGCTGGCGGTCCTGCGCTCCGGCGCCATGAACATCGCCGTGCACCCGCGTGACAGCAGGAAGTCTGCCTGACCGCGTACCACCGCACAGATATCAAGAGCCGCGGGCCGCGACACAGCACATGTGTCGCGGCCCGCGGCTCTTGGTGGTACGGGCGGCTTCCCGGGTGACGGGAGACGCTGCGGCCCCGCCCTCCGTGGCACGGAGGGCGGGGCCGCAGCGGACTCTCAGGGGATCAGCGGCGGGCGGTCGGTGCCCGGGCCGTCGTCGGGCCGGGGCCGCGCCGGAGCACCGTCCTCGCGGATGACCTCACCCTGGACCACCTTGCCGTCCGGCCGGTGGATGCGGGCCTGCTGGAAGGCGTCCGAGAGGCCACCCGGCGTCGACTCCCTCATACGGCGCTCCAGGGAGCGTTCCGTGGAGCGGCGGAGCACGGAGCGGACGGGAGGCAGCAGGAGCAGGAGTCCGGCCACGTCGGAGATCACGCCGGGGATCATCAGGAGCAGACCGCCCAGCATCAGGAAACCGTTGCCCTCGGTGGCGGCGGGGGCCGCCTGGGATGGGGCCGCGGGAGCGCCGGGCTGCCCGGGCATCCGCTGGAGGGTCTCGGTGAGGTTACGGAAGGCGCGCCGGCCCGCCCGCTTGATCACCGCGGCACCGAGCACGGCCCCGGCGACCAGGATCAGCAGCACGGTGAAGCCGTTCGCCGCACCGGCCACCACGGTCAGCAGCCAGATCTCCAGCACCAGCCAGGCGGCGACGCCCAGCGGCAGGAGGGTACGGGCGCGCGAGCGCCGTGGACGGTTCGGAGGCGGAGTGCCGGTCGTCATGCCCCCAGTGTGCCTGTACGGGCGTGCGGGCGGCGTAAGGGGGTGATCATGAGGCCGTCGCGCGGCCCCGCGCCGGGGCGGTCAGGGGGTCTTGCGTCCCAGCACCTTGTTGGCGCGGCCGGTGATGCCCCAGCCGGTGACCCTCCACAGGGCCTCGACGAGGATGTCGCGGCTCATCTTGGAGTCGCCGATCTCGCGCTCCATGAAGGTGATCGGCACCTCGACGACGTGATAGCCCGCCTCGACGGCCCGCCGGGCCAGGTCGACCTGGAAGCAGTAGCCCTGCGAGGCGACCTCGTCGAGGCCGAGCCCGTCCAGCGTCTCCGTGCGGAAGGCCCGGTAGCCGCCGGTGACGTCGCGCACCGAGAGACCCAGGAGCATCCGGGAGTAGAGGCTGCCGCCGCGCGAGATCATCTCGCGGTGCCTGGGCCAGTTGACCACCCGGCCGCCCGGGACCCAGCGCGAGCCGAGGACCAGGTCGGCGCCCTTCAGCGCGATGAGGAGCCGGGGCAGCTCCTCGGGCTGGTGGGAGCCGTCCGCGTCCATCTCGACCAGGACGCCGTAGCCGTGCTCCGAGCCCCAGCGGAAGCCCGCGAGGTAGGCGGCACCCAGGCCTTCCTTGCCCTTGCGGTGCAGGACGTGCACATGGCTGTCGCCCACCGCGAGTTCGTCGGCGACCTTGCCGGTGCCGTCCGGGCTGTTGTCGTCGGCGACGAGGATGTCCGCTTCGGGAACGGCGGCACGCACACGCGCGACGATGAGCTTGACGTTCTCGGCCTCGTTGTAGGTCGGAATGATCACCAAGACTCTGCCGAGCGGGCCGAACTGCCTCAAACCGCCGCCGTCGTTCACTACTGCCCCTTAAAGTCCGTACGCAGGTGCACACCATATCCAGCGCGCCGGGGCCGGACTCCGACACGGTCACGGGGCGGCGTGTGCGGTGCGGACAGAAGCGCGGAACTGCGGACAGAAGGACCACCGCACTGCGGATCGGGGCCCGGCGTCCTTCGGGCCGACCTGGGACCCGCTGGCTGCGGGTCGACCGAGAGCCGTTGTCTACTGAACCTCCGGGCCCCACCCGGGTCGCACCTGCCGTCCGGACGAAACCCTCCCTCGCCCCCGAGGCGCGGGCGCTGAACCTGGCTGTCAGTGGTGGTGCGCCGGTGCGGCACACCACCCCATGACCCAGCGGCGTTCGACGACTGCGTGGAGGTTTGACCGGTCGGACGTCCAGTGGTGGACCCGGCCGAACCTACCGGCCCCTGGGCGCTTTCTGTCAATACTCCTCCGACCTGCGGTTTCTCCCGAAAACGCCAGGTCAGTGCCGAGGACGCGCAGGTCGTGGCAGAGTCCCCGCGCCTTCGATCGGCGGTACGAAATATACGGACGTCACTCGTTCGGCCGTACGTAGACAGTTTGTCCGAAGACCACTGTGCGGAGGCAGACCGGAAGCTCGGATCCGGGGGTGAGATCGGGCAGGCCGGGGGTGCCGGAGCGGGGATCCGTGGACCACCGCGCCACCCTGTCGTCCGGGGCCTGGACCAGCAGGTCACCGGTGCGCCAGACGGCGTAGTCGGCCGGGGCTCCCGGCACGAGCACACCGCCGTCGTCCCGGCCGACGGCCCGCCAGCCGCCCCTGGTGTGGGCGGTGAAGCCGGCGCGCACGGAGACCCGGTGACCGGGCGTGCGGTGGTGGGCCGCGGCCCGGACGGTCCCCCAGGGGTCCAGCGGGGTGACCGGGCTGTCCGAGCCGAAGGCGAGGGGCACACCGGCGCGCAGGAGTGCCGCGTACGGGTTCAGGGTCGCGGCGCGCTCCGCGCCCAGACGCCGGGCGTACATGCCGTCGGGGCCGCCCCAGGCCGCGTCGAAGGCCGGCTGCACGGAAGCGGTGAGGCCCAGTTCGGCGAAGGCCGCGACGGTCTCGGGGGTGAGCATCTCCGCGTGTTCCACCCGGTGCCGGGCGGCCCGGATCCGTGCGAGTCCGAGGGTCTCGGAGGCGGCGCGGACGCCCTCCACCACGGCGGAGACCGCCGCGTCGCCGATGGCGTGGAAGCCGGCCTGGAGTCCCGCCTCGGTGCACGCCGTCACGTGCGCGGCGATCCGCGCGGCGTCGAGCCGCCCGGTGCCGGTGTGCGGGGCGTCGGCGTAGGGCTCGTGCAGGAGGGCGGTGTGCGAGCCGAGCGACCCGTCGACGAAGAGGTCGCCGGCCGCTCCGACGGCACCGAGCTCGCGGATCCGGCGAGCCCCCTTCGCGTCGTCGATCTGCTCGGCCCAGTACCCGAAGACCCGGGGGCCGGGCTGCTCGGCGGCGAGCTTCAGCAGGCCGGTGAAGTCCTCCTCGTCCGAGATCTCCGGGCCCGCGCACTCGTGCACGGTGCCGATGCCGAGGGAGGCGGCGTGGTCCAGGGCGGCGCGCTGCGCCCGCGCCCGCTGCCGGGGCGTGACGGCGCCGTGGGCGGCCGCCCGCACCGCGTGGTGGGCGTCGCCGGTCAGGGGTGCGTCGGGGTGGTAGCCGGCCAGCGCGGTGACGCCGGGGACGAGGTCCAGGAGGGCGGTGGTCACCACGGCGGAGTGCACGTCGACACGGGGCAGGTAGACGGCCCTGCCGCCGGCCGCCTCGTCGAGCTCGCCGCGCGACGGCGGGCGCTGCTCGGGCCAGCGGGCCGCGTCCCATCCGTGACCGAGGACGACCCCCTCCGCACTCCGGCCGTTCACGAACGCGCGGACGAGCGCGAGGGCGTCGGCGAGCGTGCGCGCGCCGGAGAGGTCCAGCCCGGTGAGGGCGAGTCCGGTCGACGTGGTGTGGACGTGCGAGTCGGTGAAGGCCGGGGTGACCAGGGCCCCTTCGAGGTCGATCACCTCGTCGACGCCGCTCGCGAAGGCGTCGGCCGCCCCCTCCGAGCCCACCCAGGCGACATGGCCCCGTTCGACGACCATCGCGGTGGCGAACGGATCGGCGGGGCTGTGGACGTCTCCACCGCGCAGCAGCACGGTGCGGTGGTCGCTCTGGGGGGCGGTGCTCTCGGTCATGGGACCAGTCTCCCGCCTGCCGGGTCCGGTTCCTCCCCCGGCCCCCTCCGCCACGCCCGGCCGGGCGCCTCAGATACGGGGCGGCCGCGCCTCGTAGGGCGTGGAGAGGACGACGGTCGTACGGGTGGACACGCCCGCCAGGGTCCGGATGCGGGTGAGCAGGTGCTCCAGCTCCAGCGGGCTGGCGCACCGGACCTTGAGGATGTAGTTCTCGTCGCCCGCGACGCTGTGGCACGCCTCCAGCTCCGGCACCCCGGCGAGCCGCTCGGCGATGTCGTCGGGGGCGCTGGGGTCGAAGGGTTTCACCGAGATGAACGCGGTGAGGGGCAGGCCGACGGCCTCGGGGTCGACGACCGCGGCGTAGCCGCGGATCACCCCGCGCTGCTCCAGCCGGCGGACGCGCTGATGAACGGCCGATGTGGACAGGCCGGTGGCCTTGCCCAGGTCGGTGTAGCTCATCCGCCCGTCCTT contains:
- the yczE gene encoding membrane protein YczE; translated protein: MSDTTARSGTRLTRRLTHLYVGLALYGASSALLVRAGLGLEPWGVLHQGLSERTGISIGVVSIIVGAVVLLLWIPLRQRPGLGTVSNVFAVGIAMDGTLALVPDVHGLGAQIPLMAAGIVLNGVATGLYISARFGPGPRDGLMTGLNRLTGRSIRLVRTAIEVAVVVTGFLLGGSLGVGTVLYALAIGPLAQFFLRFFDLSAPGARTVAVAGRTSRGAILPR
- a CDS encoding glycerophosphodiester phosphodiesterase family protein, encoding MNPATPGRHPYLDHPSTIPFAHRGGAAGGMENTAAAFRRAADAGYRYFETDVHATADGRLVAFHDPTLDRVTDARGRIAELPWSEVRRARVAGSEPLPLFEELLEEFPGARWNVDIKAEPALAPLLGLIRRTGAWDRVCVGSFSEARVARAHRLAGPRLATSYGVRGVLALRLRSYGIPAALRAGAVCAQVPESQNGIRVVDRGFVRAAHARGLQVHVWTVNDPGRMAALLDLGVDGIMTDHIETLRTVLSERGAWT
- a CDS encoding MFS transporter is translated as MSTGTADKADPPGRPAGADGRRREQRGWYFYDFACSVYSTTVLTVFLGPYLTSIAKAAADADGFVHPLGIPVRAGSLFAYAVSVSIVVAVVVMPVVGAAADRTGRKKPLLAAAAYTGATATACMFFLEGHRYLLGAFLLIVANASISVSMALYNAYLPQIAGPEERDAVSSRGWAFGYTSGALVLVLNLVLYTGHASFGLSESDAVRICIASAGVWWGAFTLVPLRRLRDRRVAPDGDGAVGSGWRQLRATLRDMRRHPLTLAFLLAYLVYNDGIQTVISQASLYGSEELGLDQTTLITAVLLVQVLAVAGALGMGRLARAYGAKRTILASLAVWTLILAAAYVLPADAPVFFYALAAAIGLVMGGSQALSRSLFSHLVPRGKEAEYFSAYEMSDRGLSWLGPLVFGLGYQLTGSYRDAILSLVLFFALGSVLLARVPVRAAVAAAGNPVPDRI
- a CDS encoding RNA polymerase-binding protein RbpA produces the protein MSERALRGTRLVVTSYETDRGIDLAPRQAVEYACPNGHRFEMPFSVEAEIPAEWECKACGATALLVDGDGPEEKKGKPARTHWDMLMERRTREELEEVLAERLAVLRSGAMNIAVHPRDSRKSA
- the fxsA gene encoding FxsA family membrane protein — encoded protein: MTTGTPPPNRPRRSRARTLLPLGVAAWLVLEIWLLTVVAGAANGFTVLLILVAGAVLGAAVIKRAGRRAFRNLTETLQRMPGQPGAPAAPSQAAPAATEGNGFLMLGGLLLMIPGVISDVAGLLLLLPPVRSVLRRSTERSLERRMRESTPGGLSDAFQQARIHRPDGKVVQGEVIREDGAPARPRPDDGPGTDRPPLIP
- a CDS encoding polyprenol monophosphomannose synthase; its protein translation is MNDGGGLRQFGPLGRVLVIIPTYNEAENVKLIVARVRAAVPEADILVADDNSPDGTGKVADELAVGDSHVHVLHRKGKEGLGAAYLAGFRWGSEHGYGVLVEMDADGSHQPEELPRLLIALKGADLVLGSRWVPGGRVVNWPRHREMISRGGSLYSRMLLGLSVRDVTGGYRAFRTETLDGLGLDEVASQGYCFQVDLARRAVEAGYHVVEVPITFMEREIGDSKMSRDILVEALWRVTGWGITGRANKVLGRKTP
- a CDS encoding amidohydrolase — translated: MTESTAPQSDHRTVLLRGGDVHSPADPFATAMVVERGHVAWVGSEGAADAFASGVDEVIDLEGALVTPAFTDSHVHTTSTGLALTGLDLSGARTLADALALVRAFVNGRSAEGVVLGHGWDAARWPEQRPPSRGELDEAAGGRAVYLPRVDVHSAVVTTALLDLVPGVTALAGYHPDAPLTGDAHHAVRAAAHGAVTPRQRARAQRAALDHAASLGIGTVHECAGPEISDEEDFTGLLKLAAEQPGPRVFGYWAEQIDDAKGARRIRELGAVGAAGDLFVDGSLGSHTALLHEPYADAPHTGTGRLDAARIAAHVTACTEAGLQAGFHAIGDAAVSAVVEGVRAASETLGLARIRAARHRVEHAEMLTPETVAAFAELGLTASVQPAFDAAWGGPDGMYARRLGAERAATLNPYAALLRAGVPLAFGSDSPVTPLDPWGTVRAAAHHRTPGHRVSVRAGFTAHTRGGWRAVGRDDGGVLVPGAPADYAVWRTGDLLVQAPDDRVARWSTDPRSGTPGLPDLTPGSELPVCLRTVVFGQTVYVRPNE
- a CDS encoding Lrp/AsnC family transcriptional regulator; translated protein: MEELDRQIVELLVKDGRMSYTDLGKATGLSTSAVHQRVRRLEQRGVIRGYAAVVDPEAVGLPLTAFISVKPFDPSAPDDIAERLAGVPELEACHSVAGDENYILKVRCASPLELEHLLTRIRTLAGVSTRTTVVLSTPYEARPPRI